The Papaver somniferum cultivar HN1 chromosome 3, ASM357369v1, whole genome shotgun sequence genome includes a region encoding these proteins:
- the LOC113358027 gene encoding protein PLASTID MOVEMENT IMPAIRED 1-like, with the protein MAGEYSRRRNSNPKILEELESLSQTVYQSNTSTNRRTNSLVLPRGSIPSVSSTDVIAAPKDEEKIEKPRSRRMSMSPWRSRPKLDEEEHEQTGRGKGSSRKQDIKLVDEKAAAEKKGIWNWKPVRAISHIGMQKMSCLFSVEVVTVQDLPASMNGLRLSVCVRKKETKDGAVQTMPARVLHGAADFEETLFVRCHVYGSTSGSAKILKFEPRPFLIYAFAVDAEELDFGRSSVDLSLLIQESMEKNLEGTRVRQWDTSFELLGKAKGAELVVKLGFQIMEKDGGLGIYSQAEGVQSGSGSKNSSSLFGRKQTKNSFSIPSPKMSSRKETSTPSKPGASTDFHGIDDFNLDEPAPSPSTTSAVQKSEAQDTKSAVQKSEAQDTKIEDVDLPEEQDSKLEDLDLPDFEVEDKGVEIEGKDDAEEDNEDGSEENKSVSDEYKSVTSEIVKEVVHDQAHLTRLTELDTIAQQIKALESMMADENSVKADEETGSQKLDADEETITMEFLHLLEEEGNDELQLSHQEMLTLKAEATEEVSVNESEVYLSDLGKGLGCVVQTRDGGYLASMNPFDHEVSKKETPKLAMQMSKPMVLPSQKSLSGFEVFQRMAAIGLEELSSEILSNMPIDEVMGKTAEQIAFEGIAYAIIQGRNKEGASSSAARTISTVKNMATAMSIGRKDRISTGIWNVSGDPVTMDEILAFSMQKIEAMAVEALKLQAEMAEEDAPFDVSPQAGKMGTSGAKDPNRPLASAIPLDNLLEGGDFSIIEGEAGIPENVIISVSVQLRDPLRRYEAVGGPLIVLVQASRDDSTTVKDEERFKVGSLHVGGLKMSTKGKSRTWDAEKQRLTAMQWLVAYGLAKAGKKGKQMRPKGQDSLWSISSRIMADMWLKSMRNPDIKNLTLQ; encoded by the coding sequence ATGGCAGGTGAGTATTCACGGAGGAGGAACTCAAATCCTAAGATTTTAGAAGAACTTGAATCATTAAGCCAAACTGTATACCAATCTAATACTTCAACTAATAGAAGAACGAACTCTCTCGTTCTTCCTAGAGGTTCAATTCCTTCAGTGTCTTCAACTGATGTAATTGCGGCTCCAAAAGATGAAGAGAAAATTGAAAAACCCCGTTCAAGGAGAATGTCGATGTCGCCATGGAGATCAAGACCCAAGCTAGATGAGGAAGAACACGAGCAGACAGGTCGAGGAAAGGGGTCATCTCGTAAGCAGGATATTAAATTGGTGGATGAAAAGGCAGCAGCAGAAAAGAAAGGAATTTGGAACTGGAAACCAGTTCGGGCAATTTCACATATCGGAATGCAGAAAATGAGTTGTTTATTCTCTGTTGAAGTCGTTACTGTTCAGGATCTTCCAGCATCAATGAATGGGCTTCGCCTATCCGTCTGCGTGAGGAAGAAAGAAACCAAAGACGGAGCTGTTCAGACCATGCCAGCTAGGGTGTTGCATGGGGCTGCAGATtttgaagaaacactttttgtaaGATGTCATGTCTATGGCAGTACTAGTGGGAGTGCGAAAATTCTGAAATTTGAGCCACGTCCGTTCTTAATTTATGCCTTTGCTGTGGATGCTGAGGAGCTTGACTTCGGAAGGAGCAGTGTGGATTTGAGTCTCCTGATTCAAGAATCCATGGAGAAAAATTTGGAAGGTACACGGGTTCGACAATGGGATACAAGTTTCGAACTATTAGGAAAGGCTAAAGGAGCAGAACTTGttgtgaagttagggtttcagatCATGGAGAAAGATGGGGGTTTAGGTATTTACAGTCAAGCTGAGGGAGTGCAATCTGGTAGTGGAAGTAAGAATTCATCCTCTCTCTTTGGTAGGAAGCAAACAAAGAACTCCTTCAGTATTCCCAGTCCAAAGATGTCAAGCAGAAAGGAAACGTCAACTCCTTCTAAACCAGGAGCATCAACTGATTTTCATGGGATTGACGACTTCAATCTCGATGAGCCAGCTCCAAGCCCTTCAACTACATCAGCTGTGCAAAAATCCGAAGCTCAAGATACAAAATCAGCCGTGCAAAAATCCGAAGCTCAAGATACAAAGATAGAAGACGTTGATCTTCCGGAAGAACAAGATTCAAAACTGGAAGACCTTGACCTTCCGGACTTCGAAGTTGAAGACAAAGGTGTTGAGATTGAAGGGAAAGATGATGCAGAAGAAGATAATGAAGATGGATCGGAGGAAAATAAGTCTGTTTCGGATGAATATAAGTCTGTCACAAGTGAGATTGTTAAGGAGGTTGTACATGATCAAGCCCATCTGACGAGATTAACTGAGCTCGATACAATTGCTCAACAGATCAAAGCTCTTGAATCCATGATGGCAGATGAAAATTCTGTTAAAGCAGACGAAGAAACTGGATCACAAAAGCTAGATGCAGATGAAGAAACAATAACAATGGAATTTCTTCACTTGCTTGAGGAAGAAGGAAATGATGAGCTGCAACTCAGCCACCAAGAAATGTTAACTCTGAAAGCGGAAGCAACTGAAGAAGTTTCAGTGAATGAATCCGAGGTCTATTTGTCAGATCTGGGCAAAGGTTTGGGCTGCGTAGTCCAAACAAGGGATGGAGGCTACTTAGCATCCATGAatccttttgaccatgaagtaTCAAAAAAGGAAACTCCAAAACTTGCAATGCAGATGTCAAAGCCCATGGTTCTTCCATCACAGAAATCTTTGAGTGGGTTTGAGGTATTTCAAAGAATGGCAGCCATTGGACTTGAAGAGCTGAGCTCAGAAATCTTATCCAACATGCCCATCGATGAAGTGATGGGGAAAACAGCAGAACAGATAGCTTTCGAAGGAATTGCTTATGCAATTATCCAGGGAAGGAACAAAGAAGGGGCTAGTTCAAGTGCAGCCCGTACAATCTCCACAGTTAAGAACATGGCAACCGCAATGAGTATAGGCAGGAAAGATAGGATTTCAACTGGTATTTGGAACGTAAGCGGAGACCCAGTAACAATGGATGAGATTCTCGCATTCTCAATGCAAAAGATTGAGGCTATGGCAGTTGAAGCGCTAAAGCTTCAGGCAGAGATGGCAGAAGAAGATGCCCCCTTTGATGTTTCACCACAAGCTGGAAAGATGGGTACTTCAGGTGCCAAAGATCCTAACCGTCCATTAGCCTCTGCAATACCACTTGATAACTTGTTGGAAGGTGGGGATTTTTCCATCATTGAAGGTGAAGCTGGGATCCCGGAAAATGTCATAATCTCTGTCTCTGTTCAGTTGAGAGACCCACTGAGAAGGTATGAAGCAGTAGGAGGTCCACTAATAGTTCTAGTCCAGGCTAGCCGTGATGATTCCACAACAGTTAAAGATGAGGAGAGATTCAAAGTGGGAAGTTTGCACGTTGGAGGTTTGAAGATGAGCACAAAAGGAAAGAGTCGGACATGGGATGCTGAGAAGCAGCGTCTAACTGCAATGCAGTGGTTGGTGGCATATGGTTTAGCGAAGGCAGGAAAGAAAGGGAAACAAATGAGGCCAAAAGGACAGGATTCATTGTGGAGTATCTCGTCACGTATAATGGCGGATATGTGGCTCAAGTCGATGAGAAATCCAGACATAAAGAATCTCACGCTGCAATAG